One segment of Pseudodesulfovibrio sp. 5S69 DNA contains the following:
- the bioB gene encoding biotin synthase BioB: MSLDSIARKALDGVLPSDAEIMFLIEQAPERLPELLGHAHNVRTARLGNEVGLCAIVNAKSGTCSEDCAFCAQSGHHAANSPEYPLLSADEIAAAASRARSAGATRFGIVASGKLVGDPDLDGFEAAIRRVAGLGMIPDLSPGILERDQLVRLKKAGLRGYHHNLETSATHFPRMCTTHRYEEDVDAVRAGLDAGLYVCSGGIFGIGETWDDRVELALLLRELGVPSVPMNFLTPIPGTPLEGRAPLPPEEALTIVALYRFLLPDRQLRICGGRPTVFGPERQHELLTAGASGLMVGDYLTTKGGDAASDLKDIRRAGLVPAKE; encoded by the coding sequence ATGAGCCTCGATTCCATTGCCAGAAAGGCCCTTGACGGGGTCCTGCCCTCCGATGCGGAGATCATGTTCCTTATTGAACAAGCCCCGGAACGACTCCCCGAGCTCCTCGGCCACGCCCACAACGTGCGCACCGCCCGCCTGGGCAACGAGGTCGGCCTGTGCGCCATCGTCAACGCCAAGTCCGGGACCTGTTCCGAGGACTGCGCCTTCTGCGCCCAGTCCGGGCACCACGCGGCCAACAGTCCGGAATACCCCCTGCTCTCTGCGGACGAGATCGCGGCCGCCGCATCCCGCGCCCGGTCGGCGGGCGCGACCCGGTTCGGCATCGTGGCCTCGGGCAAGCTGGTCGGCGACCCCGACCTGGACGGCTTCGAAGCGGCCATCCGGCGCGTGGCCGGACTGGGCATGATCCCGGACCTGTCGCCGGGCATCCTGGAGCGCGATCAGCTCGTCCGGCTGAAGAAGGCGGGGCTGCGCGGCTACCACCACAACCTGGAGACCTCGGCCACGCACTTCCCCAGAATGTGCACCACCCACCGCTACGAGGAAGACGTGGACGCGGTCCGGGCCGGGCTGGACGCCGGACTGTACGTTTGCTCGGGCGGCATCTTCGGCATCGGCGAGACCTGGGACGACCGGGTGGAACTGGCCCTGCTCCTGCGCGAACTCGGGGTCCCGTCCGTGCCCATGAATTTCCTGACGCCCATCCCGGGCACCCCGCTCGAAGGGCGCGCCCCGCTCCCGCCCGAGGAGGCGCTGACCATCGTCGCCCTGTACCGCTTCCTGCTCCCGGACCGCCAACTGCGCATCTGCGGCGGGCGGCCCACGGTCTTCGGACCCGAACGGCAGCATGAGCTGCTGACCGCCGGGGCCAGCGGCCTGATGGTCGGGGATTATCTGACCACCAAGGGCGGGGACGCGGCCTCGGACCTCAAGGACATCCGCCGGGCCGGACTGGTCCCGGCAAAGGAGTGA
- a CDS encoding biotin transporter BioY yields the protein MADDNPHGNALPRSPLADLHRLVWTALMAALIGAGAYLIVPIGPVPVSMQPFFIFLAGYLLGPRHAVLAMGLYLLAGVIGLPVFAGGKSGLGYLLGPTGGYLIGFLGTALICGLARTREGGLPWLRGVLAGLAAVGLAYVTGAAWLKYVLTLTWTKAVAAGVLPFIPWDTLKVVVALACARHMVRLGLTPGRR from the coding sequence ATGGCCGACGACAACCCGCACGGGAACGCCCTGCCCCGATCTCCCCTGGCCGACCTGCACCGGCTGGTCTGGACCGCGCTCATGGCCGCGCTCATCGGGGCCGGGGCCTACCTCATCGTGCCCATCGGCCCGGTGCCGGTATCCATGCAGCCGTTCTTCATCTTTCTGGCAGGGTACCTGCTCGGCCCCCGGCACGCGGTCCTGGCCATGGGTCTCTACCTCCTGGCCGGGGTCATCGGCCTGCCCGTGTTCGCGGGCGGCAAGTCCGGGCTCGGCTACCTGCTCGGCCCCACGGGCGGCTACCTGATCGGTTTCTTGGGCACGGCCCTGATCTGCGGACTAGCCCGGACCCGCGAGGGCGGGCTGCCGTGGCTGCGCGGCGTACTCGCCGGGCTGGCCGCCGTGGGGCTGGCCTACGTGACCGGCGCGGCCTGGCTCAAATACGTCCTCACCCTGACCTGGACCAAGGCCGTGGCCGCGGGCGTACTGCCCTTCATCCCCTGGGACACCCTCAAGGTCGTGGTCGCCCTGGCCTGTGCCCGGCACATGGTCCGGCTGGGCCTGACGCCCGGCCGCCGGTAA
- a CDS encoding PTS system mannose/fructose/sorbose family transporter subunit IID, with protein MTAHGISHMRADTRTVAFLRSFLRCYLTGAAFNTRGMQNIGLMYAMLPGLQAIHEDPKDLRAALKRYARHYQSHPFWTPCMVGILLNVETTINAGHFPPRMLGKVKDTTSYTLSAIGDSVFAGSALIFWALSTICLLLTGYPALAFVLGLIFFLGLQAFRAYTFVCGVKQGFRFLEKLRRWDLINWGTKVKYANAALLLWLWTLIWPRPYDWWEFAVGLSALMLFGRYVRTGLLSRVLAVAVFVGLIEFFPWVETLAKNAFGL; from the coding sequence ATGACGGCTCACGGCATCTCCCATATGCGCGCCGACACCCGGACGGTGGCCTTCCTGCGCAGCTTCCTGCGCTGCTACCTGACCGGCGCGGCCTTCAACACGCGCGGCATGCAGAACATCGGGCTGATGTACGCCATGCTGCCGGGTCTTCAGGCCATCCACGAGGACCCCAAGGACCTCCGGGCGGCGCTCAAGCGGTACGCCCGCCACTACCAGTCGCACCCGTTCTGGACCCCGTGCATGGTCGGCATCCTGCTCAACGTGGAGACGACCATCAACGCGGGCCACTTCCCGCCGCGCATGCTGGGCAAGGTCAAGGACACCACCAGCTACACCCTGTCCGCCATCGGCGACTCGGTCTTCGCGGGCAGCGCGCTCATCTTCTGGGCGTTGTCGACCATCTGCCTGCTCCTGACCGGCTACCCGGCACTGGCCTTTGTCCTGGGACTGATCTTCTTCCTGGGGCTGCAGGCCTTCCGGGCCTATACCTTCGTCTGCGGGGTCAAGCAGGGCTTCCGCTTCCTGGAGAAGCTCCGGCGCTGGGACCTGATCAACTGGGGCACCAAGGTCAAGTACGCCAACGCGGCCCTGCTCCTGTGGCTGTGGACGCTCATCTGGCCGCGGCCGTACGACTGGTGGGAGTTCGCGGTCGGGCTGTCCGCACTCATGCTCTTTGGCCGTTATGTGCGCACCGGCCTGCTCTCGCGCGTGCTGGCGGTGGCCGTTTTCGTGGGCCTCATCGAATTTTTCCCCTGGGTGGAGACCCTGGCCAAAAACGCTTTTGGCTTGTGA
- a CDS encoding HPr family phosphocarrier protein — protein sequence MMDESTMTDETPGYLSRKVVVSSENGLHARPAGRLAQEAQTFDSEISLVVDDQAVDAKSILDILTLAAGPGHMVELRARGADAEAALDRLEALFLNKFEGA from the coding sequence ATGATGGATGAAAGCACCATGACCGACGAGACTCCGGGATACCTGTCCAGGAAGGTGGTCGTCTCCTCGGAGAACGGGTTGCACGCCCGGCCCGCCGGACGGCTGGCCCAGGAGGCCCAGACCTTCGACTCGGAGATATCCCTGGTCGTCGACGACCAGGCGGTGGACGCCAAGTCCATCCTCGACATCCTGACCCTGGCCGCCGGTCCGGGCCACATGGTGGAACTGCGCGCCCGGGGCGCGGACGCCGAGGCCGCGCTGGACCGGCTTGAGGCACTGTTCCTGAACAAATTCGAAGGGGCATAA
- the ptsP gene encoding phosphoenolpyruvate--protein phosphotransferase has product MADSTLTGIPVATGIAIGKAFFVNRNHMANLPRQIVAAEDMPAEIERLHAAFKSVETELAAIREQVPEELKSHGSLIDTHLMMLKDPKLSGSAEKYIETLGLNAAWALEKAVSDQEAAFEAIKDQYIRERMQDVRVVAEKVQTKLMGVKTDLASISGRAIIMAHDLTPADTVELQVDKIMAFATVRGGKTSHTGIMARSLGIPALVGVGRLEEVHDGDLVVIDGLTGKIVVNPTETELAEYNERAALFEDYTRKIRRHCHLPAETFDGSRVMVQANIELVEEVTAVLDNGGEGVGLYRTEYAYLNRTTLPTEDELAEKYIDLAAIMSPRKVVFRTLDLGSDKFISTFGELNETNPAMGLRAIRFCLKYPQLFKTQLRAILRASAYGNVSLMFPMISGVKEVRQAKAWLAQAKAELRREGVDYDPDMPLGTMIELPAAVMIAEFLAHEVDFFSIGTNDLIQYSIGVDRTNRHVSYLYQPLHPATLRAIKLVVDAAHQAGIEVSLCGEVASDPFCVPILLGMGIDSISMTPQAIPGIKRIIRQTNMHDCRLLLKDVLECRTVSRINNLVMDNIFKHFPEEVTFFSSLLENDELPS; this is encoded by the coding sequence ATGGCTGACTCGACCCTCACGGGCATACCGGTTGCCACCGGCATTGCCATCGGCAAGGCCTTTTTCGTCAACCGGAACCACATGGCGAACCTGCCCCGGCAGATCGTCGCCGCCGAGGACATGCCCGCGGAGATCGAGCGCCTCCACGCCGCCTTCAAATCCGTGGAGACGGAGCTGGCCGCCATCCGCGAGCAGGTCCCGGAGGAGCTCAAGAGCCACGGGTCGCTCATCGACACCCACCTGATGATGCTCAAGGACCCGAAGCTGTCCGGGTCCGCCGAAAAATACATCGAGACCCTGGGCCTGAACGCGGCCTGGGCCCTGGAAAAGGCCGTGTCCGACCAGGAGGCCGCCTTCGAGGCCATCAAGGACCAGTACATCCGCGAGCGCATGCAGGACGTGCGCGTGGTCGCGGAAAAGGTCCAGACCAAGCTGATGGGCGTGAAGACCGACCTGGCCTCCATCTCGGGCCGGGCCATCATCATGGCCCACGACCTGACCCCGGCGGACACCGTCGAGCTCCAGGTGGACAAGATCATGGCCTTTGCCACCGTGCGCGGCGGCAAGACCTCGCACACGGGCATCATGGCCCGGTCGCTGGGCATCCCCGCCCTGGTCGGCGTGGGCCGCCTCGAAGAGGTCCACGACGGCGACCTGGTGGTCATCGACGGGCTGACCGGCAAGATCGTGGTCAACCCCACCGAGACCGAGCTGGCCGAATACAACGAGCGCGCCGCCCTGTTCGAGGACTACACCCGCAAGATCCGCCGCCACTGCCACCTGCCCGCCGAGACCTTCGACGGCTCCCGCGTCATGGTCCAGGCCAACATCGAGTTGGTCGAGGAGGTGACCGCCGTGCTGGACAACGGCGGCGAGGGCGTGGGCCTGTACCGCACGGAGTACGCCTATCTCAACCGGACCACCCTGCCCACCGAGGACGAACTGGCCGAGAAGTACATCGACCTGGCCGCGATCATGTCCCCGCGCAAGGTGGTCTTCCGCACGCTGGACCTGGGCAGCGACAAGTTCATCTCCACCTTCGGCGAGCTCAACGAGACCAACCCGGCCATGGGGCTGCGGGCCATCCGCTTCTGCCTCAAGTATCCCCAACTGTTCAAAACCCAGCTACGGGCCATTCTGCGCGCCTCGGCCTATGGCAACGTCTCGCTCATGTTCCCCATGATCTCGGGCGTGAAGGAGGTCCGCCAGGCCAAGGCGTGGCTGGCCCAGGCCAAGGCCGAGCTCAGGCGCGAGGGCGTGGACTACGACCCGGACATGCCGCTGGGGACCATGATCGAACTGCCCGCGGCCGTGATGATCGCCGAGTTCCTGGCCCACGAGGTGGACTTCTTCTCCATCGGGACCAACGACCTGATCCAGTATTCCATCGGCGTGGACCGGACCAACCGGCACGTGTCCTACCTGTATCAGCCCCTGCACCCGGCCACCCTGCGGGCCATCAAATTGGTGGTTGACGCCGCGCACCAGGCGGGCATAGAAGTGTCGCTCTGCGGCGAGGTGGCGTCGGACCCGTTCTGCGTGCCCATCCTGCTCGGCATGGGCATCGACTCCATCTCCATGACCCCGCAGGCCATTCCCGGCATCAAGCGGATCATCCGGCAGACCAACATGCACGACTGCCGACTGCTCCTCAAGGACGTCCTGGAGTGCCGCACGGTCAGCCGCATCAACAACCTGGTGATGGACAACATCTTCAAGCATTTCCCGGAAGAAGTGACCTTCTTCTCCTCGCTGCTCGAAAACGACGAGCTGCCCAGCTAA
- the smpB gene encoding SsrA-binding protein SmpB, whose amino-acid sequence MAKKKNKTTSPDTIAVNKQARRLYEILETFEAGISLVGSEVKSLRAGQVSFKDGYVSFRQGSAFLVGVHIAPYEKTGTYDQHDPERARRLLLHRQEIATLQAKTEQKGLSVVPMKMYFSRGKVKVQLGLGRGKNVHSKKQDLKDRDIARDTQRQLAAYK is encoded by the coding sequence ATGGCCAAGAAAAAGAACAAGACCACCTCGCCCGACACCATCGCGGTCAACAAGCAGGCCCGCCGCCTCTACGAGATCCTCGAGACCTTCGAGGCGGGCATCTCCCTGGTCGGCTCCGAGGTCAAATCCCTGCGCGCGGGCCAGGTCTCGTTCAAGGACGGCTACGTCTCCTTCCGCCAGGGCTCGGCCTTCCTGGTGGGCGTGCACATCGCCCCCTACGAGAAGACCGGGACCTACGACCAGCACGACCCGGAACGCGCCCGCCGCCTGCTCCTGCACCGGCAGGAGATCGCCACCCTCCAGGCCAAGACCGAGCAGAAGGGGCTGTCCGTGGTGCCCATGAAGATGTACTTCAGCCGCGGCAAGGTGAAGGTCCAACTCGGCCTGGGACGCGGCAAGAACGTCCATTCCAAGAAGCAGGACCTCAAGGACCGCGACATCGCGAGAGATACGCAGCGCCAGTTGGCGGCGTACAAATAG
- a CDS encoding ribonuclease HII, with product MSQVLLFGGRSYSATEIAGVDEAGRGCLAGPVVAGACILPVEYDLPGLNDSKKLTAGKRETLYPLIREQAVAWGLGVAWPWEIDQINILQATFRAMGRAVRAMKAEPRFLRIDGDKLIPNYALERDIPQECVVQGDGKVPAISAASILAKTFRDRLMVHIAGRYPGYGLSKHMGYGTKIHVEAIQKLGPCRMHRLTFRKVKPEETPQVQGSLF from the coding sequence ATGTCGCAGGTGTTGTTGTTTGGCGGACGGAGTTACTCGGCGACCGAGATCGCGGGCGTGGACGAGGCCGGGCGGGGGTGTCTGGCCGGGCCGGTGGTGGCCGGGGCGTGTATTTTGCCGGTCGAGTATGACCTGCCGGGGCTGAACGACTCCAAGAAACTGACCGCGGGCAAGCGTGAGACGCTGTATCCGCTTATCCGGGAGCAGGCCGTGGCCTGGGGGCTGGGCGTGGCCTGGCCGTGGGAGATCGACCAGATCAACATTCTGCAGGCCACCTTCCGGGCCATGGGCCGGGCCGTGCGGGCCATGAAGGCGGAGCCGCGCTTCCTGCGCATCGACGGCGACAAACTCATTCCGAACTACGCGCTTGAGCGCGACATCCCCCAGGAGTGCGTGGTCCAGGGCGACGGCAAGGTCCCGGCCATATCCGCCGCCTCCATCCTGGCCAAGACCTTCCGCGATCGCCTGATGGTGCATATTGCCGGGCGCTACCCCGGCTACGGCCTGTCCAAACACATGGGCTACGGGACCAAGATCCACGTCGAGGCCATCCAAAAGCTCGGCCCCTGCCGCATGCACCGCCTGACCTTCAGGAAGGTCAAACCCGAGGAAACGCCCCAGGTCCAGGGAAGTCTGTTCTAG
- the rplS gene encoding 50S ribosomal protein L19, whose amino-acid sequence MDIIKKIEAEHIRLDIPEFKAGDTVKVHYRIIEGEKERIQVFQGAVLRRRRGTTNSTFTVRKISDGIGVERVFPMNSPYIDRVEVVSEGKVRRSRIYYLRNLRGKAARIKSKQIWE is encoded by the coding sequence ATGGACATCATCAAGAAAATCGAAGCCGAACACATCCGCTTGGATATCCCCGAGTTCAAGGCCGGCGACACCGTCAAGGTGCACTACCGGATCATCGAGGGCGAGAAAGAGCGCATCCAGGTCTTCCAGGGCGCGGTCCTGCGCCGTCGCCGCGGCACCACCAACTCCACCTTCACCGTGCGCAAGATTTCCGACGGTATCGGCGTGGAGCGCGTGTTCCCCATGAACTCCCCCTACATCGACCGCGTGGAAGTGGTCTCCGAGGGCAAGGTTCGCCGGAGCCGCATCTACTACCTGCGCAATCTGCGCGGTAAGGCCGCCCGCATCAAGTCCAAGCAGATCTGGGAATAA
- the trmD gene encoding tRNA (guanosine(37)-N1)-methyltransferase TrmD, translated as MNFHLVSIFPHFFASPLDSGLMSKAVETGLVGLDYVDVRQFAGGVHKSVDDRPFGGGPGMLLKLDPMIKALDSIGSKGRILMLSPRGKPLNQAMARELSLEEDVTVICGRYEGIDERLLDLYPIELVSVGDFVLNGGEAAAVCLVESVARLLPGFMGHEDSGDEESFSAGLLEYPHYTRPEDFDGLTVPEVLRSGDHGKIAAWRREQSLTATLRDRPDVLPTAGLTVEDIDFLRTLPRTRLGRNLYIALCHYPVVNKFGEKVAVSVTNLDLHDMARVARSYGLGGFYATTPIEDQKALAEKLLGHWREGAGAQANPDRAEAFSKVKVFDDIEGAVLDIEAQTGQCPRLAATSARLDRRKQAQPALTFGEVRSWLANSPVLLIFGTGHGLAEEVLSKTDGIVRPLRYLDDYNHLSVRSAVAIIVDRLIADEY; from the coding sequence ATGAATTTCCACCTCGTCTCCATCTTCCCGCACTTCTTCGCATCCCCGCTGGACAGCGGGCTCATGTCCAAGGCCGTGGAGACCGGGCTGGTCGGCCTGGACTATGTCGACGTCCGCCAGTTCGCGGGCGGGGTGCACAAGTCCGTGGACGACCGCCCCTTCGGCGGCGGGCCGGGCATGCTCCTCAAGCTCGACCCCATGATCAAGGCGCTCGACTCCATCGGGTCCAAGGGGCGCATCCTGATGCTCTCCCCGCGAGGCAAGCCGCTCAACCAGGCCATGGCCCGCGAGCTCTCCCTTGAAGAGGACGTGACCGTCATCTGCGGCCGCTACGAGGGCATCGACGAGCGGCTGCTCGACCTCTATCCCATCGAACTGGTCTCGGTCGGCGACTTCGTGCTCAACGGCGGCGAGGCGGCCGCGGTCTGTCTGGTGGAGTCCGTGGCCCGGCTGCTGCCCGGCTTCATGGGCCACGAGGACTCCGGCGACGAGGAATCCTTTTCCGCCGGGCTGCTCGAATATCCGCACTACACCCGGCCCGAGGACTTCGACGGGCTGACCGTGCCCGAGGTCCTGCGTTCCGGCGACCACGGCAAGATCGCGGCCTGGCGAAGGGAGCAGTCCCTGACCGCCACCCTGCGCGACCGGCCGGACGTGCTGCCCACGGCGGGCCTGACCGTGGAGGACATCGACTTTCTGCGCACCCTGCCGCGTACGCGGCTGGGCCGCAACCTGTACATCGCCCTGTGCCACTACCCGGTGGTCAACAAGTTCGGCGAGAAGGTGGCCGTGTCCGTGACCAACCTGGACCTGCACGACATGGCCCGCGTGGCCCGCAGCTACGGGCTCGGCGGGTTCTACGCCACCACTCCCATCGAGGACCAGAAGGCCCTGGCCGAGAAGCTGCTCGGCCACTGGCGCGAGGGCGCGGGCGCCCAGGCCAATCCGGACCGGGCCGAGGCCTTTTCCAAGGTCAAGGTTTTTGACGATATCGAAGGTGCGGTCCTTGACATCGAGGCCCAAACAGGGCAATGTCCCCGCCTCGCGGCCACCTCAGCAAGACTGGATCGCCGCAAGCAAGCCCAGCCCGCCCTGACCTTTGGCGAAGTGCGAAGCTGGCTCGCCAACTCTCCGGTATTATTGATATTTGGTACCGGACACGGTCTGGCGGAAGAAGTCCTCTCCAAGACGGACGGCATTGTACGGCCGCTTCGGTATTTGGATGACTACAACCATCTTTCGGTCAGAAGCGCGGTCGCCATCATCGTCGACCGACTGATCGCGGATGAGTACTAG
- the rimM gene encoding ribosome maturation factor RimM (Essential for efficient processing of 16S rRNA), with product MKEEPGFIPVGGVVKAHGIRGEFGIKSYADSPTLFDGVPLYLSAAKGRPKPLEVTSWREHKDLVLMTSPQITDRDQAEALRGREILVREADLPELDGDEHYLYQMMGCRVVLEDGTEVGELKGFYETGEQDTWVIENGAGAEILLPAVPEFVLDVDLDAETIVVEPPEGLLDLYLNPDPPKKKKRRPPRPRKQAS from the coding sequence ATGAAAGAAGAGCCCGGTTTCATCCCCGTGGGCGGGGTGGTCAAGGCGCACGGAATTCGAGGGGAGTTCGGCATAAAAAGTTATGCGGACTCCCCGACCCTTTTCGACGGCGTGCCGCTGTACCTGTCGGCCGCCAAGGGACGCCCCAAGCCCCTTGAGGTGACCTCCTGGCGCGAGCACAAGGACCTCGTCCTGATGACCTCGCCGCAGATCACCGACCGCGACCAGGCCGAGGCCCTGCGCGGCCGGGAGATTCTGGTCCGCGAGGCCGACCTGCCCGAGCTCGACGGCGACGAGCACTACCTCTACCAGATGATGGGCTGCCGGGTGGTCCTTGAGGACGGCACCGAGGTGGGCGAGCTCAAGGGCTTTTACGAGACCGGCGAGCAGGACACCTGGGTCATCGAGAACGGCGCGGGCGCGGAGATTCTGCTGCCCGCCGTGCCCGAGTTCGTCCTGGACGTGGACCTGGACGCGGAGACCATCGTCGTCGAACCGCCCGAGGGGCTGCTGGACCTCTACCTCAACCCCGACCCGCCCAAAAAGAAGAAGCGCCGTCCCCCGCGCCCCAGGAAGCAGGCCTCATGA
- a CDS encoding KH domain-containing protein, producing the protein MLKEMIEYIAKSLVDNPDEVQVSEVEGEQTSVIELKVAKEDLGKVIGKQGRTARAMRTLLGAASTKARKRSVLEILE; encoded by the coding sequence ATGTTGAAAGAGATGATTGAGTACATTGCCAAGTCCCTGGTGGACAACCCGGACGAAGTGCAAGTTTCTGAAGTCGAAGGCGAGCAGACCTCGGTTATCGAACTGAAGGTGGCCAAGGAAGACCTGGGCAAGGTCATCGGCAAGCAGGGCCGCACGGCGAGAGCCATGCGCACGCTGCTCGGGGCCGCCTCCACCAAGGCGCGGAAACGCTCCGTCCTGGAGATTCTCGAGTAG
- the rpsP gene encoding 30S ribosomal protein S16, translating into MAMKIRLTRMGSKKRPFYRVVALDGATRRDGRPVEFLGHYNPMVEPNEIALDMEKIEKWLEKGAEPSNTVRSLLKKAGK; encoded by the coding sequence ATGGCAATGAAAATCAGACTGACCCGGATGGGTTCCAAGAAGCGTCCCTTCTACCGTGTCGTGGCCCTCGACGGCGCCACCCGCCGCGATGGACGCCCCGTCGAATTCCTCGGGCACTACAACCCCATGGTCGAGCCGAACGAGATCGCGCTGGACATGGAGAAGATCGAAAAGTGGTTGGAAAAGGGCGCGGAGCCCAGCAACACGGTTCGTTCTCTGCTGAAGAAAGCCGGCAAGTAG
- the ffh gene encoding signal recognition particle protein, with translation MFESLQERLGATFSKLGGKKTLDENNIKEGLREVRLALLEADVNFKVVKQFVDQVKERALGDEVLKGLEPGQHFIKIVNEELIELLGGEQQDLDLKARPLKLMMVGLQGSGKTTSSGKIALFLRKQHGKKPYLVPADVYRPAAIDQLNTLARQLDVPVYPSTTDMNPVDICKDAMAKAEELGCDLILFDTAGRLHIDETLMDELANIKRECEPQEILFVADAMTGQDAVTVAESFNEKLGITGVVLTKMDGDARGGAALSIKTVTGRSVKFVGVGEKLSDLELFHPDRIASRILGMGDMMTLIEKAQSQIDEDEAKAMAEKMAKAEFDFEDFLGHMKKLKKLGSMEGLLKMIPGMGNIMKQLGDNALPEDEMKRTEAIISAMTLKERRQPDLLKNASRKDRIARGSGVKVADVNALIKNFKQMSKVMQSMMGGGKKKKGKFGLPKLPGLGGGGMPDMSALGGGMPGMPGMPGMPGMEEEAPQRTVSKKTLKERKKKKLNKKKNKKNRKK, from the coding sequence TTGTTCGAGAGCCTGCAAGAAAGACTCGGCGCCACCTTCTCCAAGTTGGGCGGCAAAAAGACCCTTGATGAGAACAATATCAAGGAGGGTCTGAGGGAGGTGCGTCTCGCGCTCCTGGAGGCCGACGTCAACTTCAAGGTGGTCAAGCAGTTCGTCGATCAGGTCAAGGAGCGCGCCCTGGGCGATGAGGTCCTCAAGGGGCTCGAACCCGGCCAGCACTTCATCAAGATCGTCAACGAGGAGCTCATCGAGCTGCTCGGCGGCGAGCAGCAGGACCTGGACCTCAAGGCCAGGCCGCTCAAGCTGATGATGGTCGGCCTGCAGGGCTCGGGCAAGACCACCTCCTCGGGCAAGATCGCGCTGTTTTTGCGCAAGCAGCACGGCAAGAAGCCGTACCTGGTGCCCGCCGACGTCTACCGCCCGGCGGCCATCGACCAGTTGAACACCCTGGCCCGGCAGCTCGACGTGCCGGTCTACCCGTCCACCACGGACATGAATCCGGTGGACATCTGCAAGGACGCCATGGCCAAGGCCGAGGAACTCGGCTGCGACCTGATCCTGTTCGACACCGCGGGCCGCCTGCACATAGACGAGACGTTGATGGACGAGCTGGCGAACATCAAGCGCGAGTGCGAGCCGCAGGAAATTTTGTTCGTGGCCGACGCCATGACCGGCCAGGACGCCGTGACCGTGGCCGAGAGCTTCAACGAGAAGCTCGGCATCACCGGCGTGGTCCTGACCAAGATGGACGGCGACGCCCGAGGCGGCGCGGCCCTGTCCATCAAGACCGTGACCGGCCGTTCCGTCAAGTTCGTGGGCGTGGGCGAGAAGCTGTCCGACCTGGAGCTCTTCCACCCGGACCGCATCGCTTCGCGCATCCTCGGCATGGGCGACATGATGACCCTCATCGAGAAGGCCCAGAGCCAGATCGACGAGGACGAGGCCAAGGCCATGGCCGAGAAGATGGCCAAGGCCGAGTTCGATTTCGAGGACTTCCTGGGCCACATGAAGAAGCTCAAGAAGCTCGGGTCCATGGAAGGGCTGCTCAAGATGATTCCCGGCATGGGCAACATCATGAAGCAGCTCGGCGACAATGCCCTGCCCGAGGACGAGATGAAGCGCACCGAGGCGATCATCTCCGCCATGACCCTGAAGGAGCGCCGCCAGCCCGACTTGCTCAAGAACGCGAGCCGCAAGGACCGCATCGCCCGGGGCTCGGGCGTGAAGGTCGCGGACGTCAACGCGCTCATCAAGAATTTCAAGCAGATGAGCAAGGTCATGCAGTCCATGATGGGCGGCGGCAAAAAGAAGAAGGGCAAGTTCGGCCTGCCCAAGCTGCCCGGCCTGGGCGGGGGCGGCATGCCCGACATGAGCGCGCTGGGCGGCGGCATGCCCGGAATGCCCGGCATGCCCGGGATGCCCGGCATGGAGGAGGAAGCTCCCCAGCGGACCGTCTCCAAGAAGACGCTCAAAGAGCGCAAGAAGAAAAAGCTGAACAAAAAGAAGAATAAGAAGAATCGGAAAAAGTAA